The stretch of DNA CTACTATATCTATGATTTTATTTAATTTTTTATAAGTAGCTTTATCCATAACTACTCCCCCTAATAATAGTATTAAATACCTTTTATGCCTTAATTATATTCCTTTTTACTATATTTGCAAATAAATTTCAAGGGAGTATCTAAATTTTTAATACAACAACATGCATCATGGTTACCTTTTGCTAATATAACTTGAGTTCCCTGTGATTCTTCATTTACAGCCTTCACACAATTTTCTGCTTCCTTTGGTCCTACATAGTCACCACCAAAAATCATATAATCTAAAGGCTTTGAATCTTTATCTAAATTAGATAACCATGACTTTAAATTCGAAATATCACCATGAACATCTGATGTAGTGCCTATATAGTGAATGTCTTAATTATTATAATCAAACCTATTTAAATTTTGAATTTATTTTTTTGATCTTACTTTTCAATATAAAATATTGTATAACCCATATAACTATAAATATTATAATAAAAATTCCAAAATAACTTACAAATCCCATAAGACTATGCTCCATCCAATTCATTAAATAAGCAATGGGCATCATCACTATAGATGTAATAAAAAAATATATACTTGTTTGTTTTGCTATACTCCAATTATCCATTTCCCAAATTACCGAACTTCCTGCAAAAGCTGAGCCTACAAATCCACTTAAAATAGTTTGCAAAATAACTGCATTAATTTCACTACCCGTTGCATCAATAAGCCCTGGAGCACATGGTGAATAATATCCTTGTCCAAAGCAAATGGAAATAATAATTGAAATAATATATCCAATTGAAATCCCTAAAGGGAATCCTAATAAACTAAGAAAAAAAGCTTTCTTTTTCATATAACCACCTCATAATCCTAATATTTGTTTTATTTTAGCAACATATCGTCTTGAAACATATGTTACTGTATTGTCTAACATTGAAACACAAATAGTACCAGTAAAACTCAAATC from Clostridium chauvoei encodes:
- a CDS encoding DUF3021 domain-containing protein, translating into MKKKAFFLSLLGFPLGISIGYIISIIISICFGQGYYSPCAPGLIDATGSEINAVILQTILSGFVGSAFAGSSVIWEMDNWSIAKQTSIYFFITSIVMMPIAYLMNWMEHSLMGFVSYFGIFIIIFIVIWVIQYFILKSKIKKINSKFK
- a CDS encoding metallophosphoesterase family protein, translating into MHYIGTTSDVHGDISNLKSWLSNLDKDSKPLDYMIFGGDYVGPKEAENCVKAVNEESQGTQVILAKGNHDACCCIKNLDTPLKFICKYSKKEYN